In a genomic window of Mercenaria mercenaria strain notata chromosome 19, MADL_Memer_1, whole genome shotgun sequence:
- the LOC123542883 gene encoding uncharacterized protein LOC123542883 encodes MPRVLAIIYLFSIGQCLTEAYRCFECSNIPHLRDCSIVTQCNTHEICYVQEIVTTSGHILFNSGCRTKENCKKLTGRSIGASYNGNSNITVKDTATRTMVRRNDISVCEQCCDSEFCNNHGCNEIATPVNQRGPYCFSCKRQRELDTCRHVTQCSPTQVCLVKKLLDSGTVVYDSHCIEQVQCDVIKQTYQHIFGKRSQNANYTLPHVTSKTNQDHEDSVTRLERANVLVSLCILCCDTDFCNDSCITNARRI; translated from the exons GTTTAACTGAAGCTTACCGGTGTTTCGAATGTTCTAATATACCCCATCTCAGGGATTGCAGCATAGTAACACAGTGTAACACGCATGAA ATATGTTATGTTCAAGAGATTGTAACTACAAGTGGACATATTCTATTCAACTCCGGTTGTAGGACCAAAGAG AACTGTAAAAAACTTACAGGAAGAAGTATTGGTGCTTCCTACAATGGTAACAGCAACATTACTGTAAAGGACACTGCTACTCGAACTATGGTGAGACGAAATGATATCTCTGTTTGTGAACAGTGTTGTGACTCGGAATTCTGCAACAACCACGGCTGCAATGAAATAG CTACTCCAGTCAATCAGCGCGGTCCATATTGTTTCTCCTGTAAACGACAACGTGAATTAGATACATGTCGTCATGTAACACAGTGTAGTCCAACGCAg GTTTGTTTGGTCAAAAAGTTACTTGACAGTGGTACTGTAGTGTATGACAGTCATTGTATTGAACAAGTA CAATGCGACGTTATCAAACAAACTTATCAGCACATTTTTGGAAAGAGGTCACAGAACGCAAACTACACATTGCCTCACGTGACATCGAAAACAAATCAAGATCACGAAGATTCGGTCACGCGACTTGAACGTGCAAATGTTCTTGTTTCTTTATGCATTCTGTGCTGTGACACTGATTTTTGTAATGACAGCTGTATCacaaatgctagaagaatatga